The Candidatus Neomarinimicrobiota bacterium genome includes a window with the following:
- the smpB gene encoding SsrA-binding protein SmpB, whose product MSDEITIVTTNRKAFHDFKILEKFEAGIELVGSEVKSLREGRANLKDAYASLREGEVMLVGMHIGPYSHTSHSGHEPYRDRRLLLHRQEIRKLKRKVSAKGHTIVPLKVYFNRSWAKVEIALATGKRSYDKKAVIARRDQERALERELRNKRRV is encoded by the coding sequence TGATGAAATCACAATCGTTACCACTAACCGCAAGGCTTTCCACGATTTTAAAATCTTGGAAAAGTTTGAAGCAGGTATAGAACTCGTCGGAAGCGAAGTTAAAAGTCTGCGCGAAGGGAGGGCCAATCTTAAGGATGCCTACGCATCCTTACGTGAAGGTGAAGTGATGCTGGTTGGAATGCACATCGGTCCATATTCCCATACCAGCCATAGCGGACATGAACCGTATCGAGATAGAAGACTTCTTCTTCATCGGCAAGAAATCCGAAAACTGAAGCGCAAGGTTTCAGCCAAAGGTCATACAATAGTTCCTTTAAAGGTATACTTTAATCGGAGCTGGGCAAAAGTAGAAATTGCGTTAGCTACAGGCAAGAGAAGTTATGACAAAAAAGCGGTAATTGCCCGGCGGGATCAAGAGCGGGCTTTGGAACGGGAACTGAGAAATAAACGTCGAGTGTGA
- the trxA gene encoding thioredoxin, translating to MSKNIGELTDNNFKADVLQSDLPVLVDFWAEWCGPCHAVAPVVEEIAGEYAGKIKVGKVNVDHNPETAMKYGIRSIPSLLVFKDGDVSDQIVGAVPKQNITQVLDKVLEE from the coding sequence ATGAGTAAAAACATAGGAGAATTAACGGATAACAATTTTAAGGCGGATGTTTTACAGTCTGATCTGCCTGTTCTTGTGGACTTCTGGGCTGAATGGTGCGGTCCTTGTCATGCTGTTGCGCCTGTTGTAGAAGAAATCGCGGGGGAGTACGCGGGAAAGATAAAAGTGGGTAAAGTAAATGTTGATCATAATCCGGAGACGGCGATGAAATATGGCATAAGGAGTATCCCAAGCTTGCTTGTTTTTAAGGACGGTGATGTCTCTGATCAGATCGTCGGTGCAGTTCCTAAACAGAATATCACACAAGTGTTGGATAAAGTTCTGGAAGAGTAA
- the tyrS gene encoding tyrosine--tRNA ligase encodes MSNFPPIKEQMKLIRRGVDEIIPEEQLEKKLQQVEDSGEPLVVKLGCDPSRPDLHIGHAVVLRKLRHFQDLGHQSVLVIGDFTALIGDPSGRNKTRPQLTEQEVAEFGKTYVDQASHILDLDTLKIVHNSKWLSAMNFNDVIRLSSRYTVARMLERDDFEKRYRSEVPISIHEFMYPLAQAMDSIQLNADIELGGTDQKFNLLVGRDLQRDHGQEPQVVITTPLLEGTDGVQKMSKSYENYIAITDSPKEMYGKTMSIPDNLMETYFEFATDVQGSELTSIRKQLKDSSLNPRDLKRRLARDIVTLYHSDAAAESAEREFDTIFVRDEVPEDMKTWHAAGNPIGILELLAESGLASSKRDARRLIEQGAVRVDGERVSEITAEIDVAEDRILKVGKRKFLKITS; translated from the coding sequence ATGTCGAATTTTCCACCTATAAAAGAACAGATGAAACTCATCCGGCGCGGGGTGGATGAAATCATTCCCGAAGAACAGTTGGAGAAGAAACTACAGCAAGTCGAGGATTCGGGTGAACCGCTCGTGGTGAAACTCGGATGCGACCCGAGCAGGCCCGATCTGCATATTGGTCACGCCGTCGTCTTGCGCAAACTGCGTCACTTCCAGGATCTTGGTCATCAGTCCGTGCTGGTCATCGGCGATTTCACCGCGCTCATCGGAGATCCTTCGGGGAGGAACAAGACTCGTCCTCAACTAACTGAACAGGAGGTAGCAGAATTCGGCAAAACCTATGTAGATCAGGCGTCCCATATTCTCGATCTTGATACACTGAAAATTGTACATAATTCAAAGTGGCTTAGTGCCATGAACTTCAATGATGTGATCCGCCTATCCAGTCGATACACTGTCGCCAGGATGCTGGAGCGCGATGATTTCGAGAAACGATATCGGAGTGAGGTGCCCATCTCCATTCATGAATTTATGTATCCGTTGGCTCAGGCGATGGACTCAATCCAGCTGAATGCCGATATTGAACTGGGGGGCACCGATCAGAAATTCAATTTACTGGTGGGGCGGGATCTGCAGCGGGATCACGGACAGGAGCCTCAGGTGGTAATCACCACACCCCTGCTGGAAGGGACTGATGGTGTGCAAAAAATGTCTAAGTCTTACGAGAATTATATCGCCATTACCGACAGTCCAAAGGAGATGTACGGCAAGACCATGTCCATACCTGACAACCTCATGGAGACATATTTCGAGTTCGCTACAGATGTCCAAGGGAGTGAATTGACATCTATCCGGAAACAGCTTAAGGATTCTTCTCTAAATCCGAGGGATTTGAAAAGACGATTGGCCCGCGATATTGTGACGCTCTACCATTCTGATGCAGCAGCAGAATCTGCCGAAAGGGAGTTCGATACAATCTTTGTCAGGGATGAAGTCCCTGAAGATATGAAAACTTGGCATGCTGCCGGGAATCCAATCGGGATTCTGGAGCTTCTGGCAGAATCCGGCCTCGCCAGTTCCAAACGGGATGCCCGCAGGTTGATTGAGCAAGGAGCGGTCAGGGTGGACGGGGAGAGAGTCTCCGAGATTACGGCTGAGATTGATGTGGCGGAAGACCGCATCCTGAAAGTAGGCAAACGGAAATTTCTCAAAATTACAAGTTAG